Proteins co-encoded in one Saccharomyces cerevisiae S288C chromosome II, complete sequence genomic window:
- the MIN6 gene encoding Min6p (Mitochondrial hypothetical protein; mCherry fusion protein localizes to the vacuole) encodes MGFFNNNPVIEFFHRITRKPSTIAMWVFAGLICSSTFYLMFMSSPTIDFNSKSKKKNDK; translated from the coding sequence ATGGGCTTTTTTAACAATAATCCGGTAATTGAATTCTTCCACAGAATAACGAGAAAACCCAGTACCATTGCGATGTGGGTGTTTGCTGGTCTGATTTGTTCAAGTACATTTTATTTAATGTTCATGTCATCACCTACAATCGACTTCAACTCGAAgagtaagaaaaaaaatgataaataa
- the ECM13 gene encoding Ecm13p (Non-essential hypothetical protein; induced by treatment with 8-methoxypsoralen and UVA irradiation; ECM13 has a paralog, YJR115W, that arose from the whole genome duplication) has product MNSTTPSIQDQYILASKVRSKLAKCVSVTTKNKDYNLRVLVGHANLLDKITENVETHNAATNALAGDPFSKGPENLSIEHIELSNANASKNDVGKEENAEKTIESEDYCDFYSSDEDPDADTLSSTDSEDDDDYEDYDFEYDYSGGDYNKKIDMYFSFHTAPNYQYLTHTNSHSEQTDELAESTPRYNALPATASTTEEEQDTETLDAVSLHSSAPIFRVLSRRVNGQEDDSENESSSDVDDGSVPLTRFHSCPITA; this is encoded by the coding sequence ATGAACTCTACAACCCCATCGATTCAAGATCAATATATTTTGGCCAGCAAAGTACGCTCCAAGCTGGCAAAATGCGTTAGCGTGACTACTAAAAACAAAGACTACAACCTGAGAGTTTTAGTCGGGCACGCAAACTTGCTGGATAAGATTACAGAAAATGTGGAAACTCATAATGCTGCAACCAACGCCCTTGCCGGAGACCCTTTCAGTAAAGGACCTGAAAACTTGTCCATCGAACATATCGAATTGTCCAATGCTAATGCTAGTAAAAATGACGTCGGTAAGGAGGAAAATGCAGAAAAGACGATAGAAAGTGAAGATTACTGTGATTTTTACTCTAGTGACGAAGATCCAGATGCTGACACTCTATCTTCTACTGACAGtgaagacgatgatgattatGAAGACTATGATTTTGAGTACGATTACTCTGGCGGTGATTataacaagaaaattgacATGTACTTTAGTTTTCACACCGCACCTAATTATCAATATTTGACTCACACAAACTCTCATTCCGAGCAGACGGATGAACTTGCCGAATCAACGCCGCGCTACAATGCTCTTCCCGCCACTGCCTCTACGACAGAGGAAGAACAGGACACTGAAACGCTCGATGCTGTGAGTTTGCATAGTTCAGCGCCAATCTTCCGTGTGCTCTCTCGGCGGGTAAATGGACAAGAAGATGACAGCGAAAACGAGAGTAGTAGCGATGTCGACGATGGTTCCGTACCATTAACGAGATTTCATTCTTGTCCTATCACAGCATAA
- the URA7 gene encoding CTP synthase URA7 (Major CTP synthase isozyme (see also URA8); catalyzes ATP-dependent transfer of amide nitrogen from glutamine to UTP, forming CTP, final step in de novo biosynthesis of pyrimidines; involved in phospholipid biosynthesis; targeted to vacuole via AP-3 pathway; capable of forming cytoplasmic filaments termed cytoophidium, especially during conditions of glucose depletion; URA7 has paralog URA8 that arose from the whole genome duplication): MKYVVVSGGVISGIGKGVLASSTGMLMKTLGLKVTSIKIDPYMNIDAGTMSPLEHGECFVLDDGGETDLDLGNYERYLGVTLTKDHNITTGKIYSHVIAKERKGDYLGKTVQIVPHLTNAIQDWIERVAKIPVDDTGMEPDVCIIELGGTVGDIESAPFVEALRQFQFKVGKENFALIHVSLVPVIHGEQKTKPTQAAIKGLRSLGLVPDMIACRCSETLDKPTIDKIAMFCHVGPEQVVNVHDVNSTYHVPLLLLEQKMIDYLHARLKLDEISLTEEEKQRGLELLSKWKATTGNFDESMETVKIALVGKYTNLKDSYLSVIKALEHSSMKCRRKLDIKWVEATDLEPEAQESNKTKFHEAWNMVSTADGILIPGGFGVRGTEGMVLAARWARENHIPFLGVCLGLQIATIEFTRSVLGRKDSHSAEFYPDIDEKNHVVVFMPEIDKETMGGSMRLGLRPTFFQNETEWSQIKKLYGDVSEVHERHRHRYEINPKMVDELENNGLIFVGKDDTGKRCEILELKNHPYYIATQYHPEYTSKVLDPSKPFLGLVAASAGILQDVIEGKYDLEAGENKFNF; encoded by the coding sequence atgaagtaCGTTGTTGTTTCAGGTGGTGTCATTTCGGGTATCGGTAAAGGTGTTCTTGCATCTTCAACTGGTATGCTAATGAAAACCCTCGGTTTAAAGGTTACGTCAATTAAAATTGACCCTTATATGAACATTGATGCAGGTACTATGTCTCCTTTGGAACATGGTGAATGTTTCGTGCTTGACGACGGTGGTGAAACAGATTTGGACTTGGGTAACTACGAGAGATACCTTGGAGTTACTTTGACTAAAGATCATAACATTACTACTGGTAAAATATACTCGCACGTTATTGCtaaggaaagaaaaggtGACTATTTAGGCAAAACCGTGCAAATTGTCCCTCATTTGACCAACGCTATCCAAGATTGGATTGAGCGCGTGGCCAAAATTCCTGTAGATGACACCGGTATGGAACCAGATGTTTGTATCATTGAATTGGGTGGGACAGTTGGTGACATTGAAAGTGCTCCTTTTGTGGAGGCACTAAGACAATTCCAATTTAAAGTtggaaaggaaaattttgcCTTGATACACGTTTCTCTAGTTCCTGTCATCCACGGTGAACAAAAAACTAAGCCAACTCAAGCTGCCATCAAAGGTTTGAGGTCTCTTGGTTTAGTTCCAGATATGATCGCCTGTAGATGTAGTGAAACTTTGGATAAACCAACAATCGATAAGATTGCCATGTTTTGTCATGTGGGGCCTGAACAGGTGGTTAACGTTCACGATGTTAATTCTACTTATCACGTCCCATTGTTGCTACTGGAACAAAAGATGATTGATTACTTACACGCCAGATTAAAGTTAGATGAAATATCACTtacagaagaagaaaaacaaagagGCCTGGAATTATTGTCTAAATGGAAGGCCACAACAGGTAACTTCGATGAATCCATGGAAACAGTGAAGATTGCTTTGGTTGGGAAATACACCAACTTGAAAGATTCTTATCTATCAGTGATAAAAGCATTGGAACATTCATCCATGAAGTGTCGTCGTAAGTTAGACATTAAATGGGTGGAAGCTACTGATTTGGAACCTGAAGCACAAGAAAGCAACAAAACTAAATTTCATGAAGCATGGAACATGGTCAGTACCGCAGACGGTATCTTAATCCCCGGTGGTTTTGGTGTTAGAGGTACTGAAGGTATGGTTTTGGCTGCTAGATGGGCTCGTGAAAATCACATTCCATTCTTAGGGGTTTGCCTGGGTTTACAAATTGCCACCATTGAATTTACACGTAGTGTGTTGGGAAGAAAAGACAGTCATTCGGCAGAATTTTATCCAGacattgatgaaaaaaatcacgTTGTCGTTTTCATGCCTGAAATTGACAAGGAAACCATGGGGGGCTCAATGAGATTAGGTTTGAGACCAacatttttccaaaatgaaACTGAATGGAGTCAAATCAAGAAGTTATACGGTGACGTCTCCGAAGTCCATGAAAGACACCGTCACCGTTACGAAATCAATCCAAAGATGGTTGatgaattggaaaacaaCGGGTTGATCTTTGTAGGTAAGGACGACACTGGAAAGCGTTGTGAGATTTTGGAATTAAAGAATCACCCATACTATATTGCTACTCAATATCACCCAGAATACACATCAAAGGTCTTAGATCCATCCAAACCATTTTTGGGTTTAGTTGCTGCTTCCGCTGGTATCCTTCAAGATGTCATTGAAGGTAAGTACGATCTTGAGGCCGGCGAAAACAAATTCAACTTttaa
- the FUI1 gene encoding uridine permease (High affinity uridine permease, localizes to the plasma membrane; also mediates low but significant transport of the cytotoxic nucleoside analog 5-fluorouridine; not involved in uracil transport; relative distribution to the vacuole increases upon DNA replication stress), which translates to MPVSDSGFDNSSKTMKDDTIPTEDYEEITKESEMGDATKITSKIDANVIEKKDTDSENNITIAQDDEKVSWLQRVVEFFEVKNDSTDLADHKPENPIRTFKDLQESLRSTYLYNTDLRPVEAKRRTWTWKQYIFFWISGSFNVNTWQISATGLQLGLNWWQTWICIWVGYTFVAFFLILGSKVGNNYHISFPISSRVSFGIYFSIWIVINRVVMACVWNSTLAYIGSQCVQLMLKAIFGTNLNTRIKDTIKNPNLTNFEFMCFMVFWVACLPFLWFPPDKLRHIFALKSAITPFAAFGFLIWTLCKAKGHLALGSLNDNGGAISKTVLAWSVIRAIMSALDNFSTLILNAPDFTRFGKTYKSSVYSQLIALPVCYAIISLIGILSVSAAYTLYGVNYWSPLDILNRYLDNYTSGNRAGVFLISFIFAFDQLGANLSGNSIPAGTDLTALLPKFINIRRGSYICALISLAICPWDLLSSSSKFTTALAAYAVFLSAIAGVISADYFIVRKGYVNIFHCYTDKPGSYYMYNKYGTNWRAVVAYIFGIAPNFAGFLGSVGVSVPIGAMKVYYLNYFVGYLLAALSYCILVYFYPIKGIPGDAKITDRKWLEEWVEVEEFGTEREAFEEYGGVSTGYEKIRYI; encoded by the coding sequence ATGCCGGTATCTGATTCTGGATTCgataattcttcaaaaacaatgaaGGACGACACTATACCGACGGAGGATTACGAAGAAATCACGAAAGAGTCCGAGATGGGTGATGCGACTAAAATTACTTCTAAGATTGATGCTAAtgtcattgaaaaaaaagataccGATTcagaaaacaatataacCATTGCTCAGGATGACGAAAAGGTGTCTTGGCTGCAAAGAGTTGTCGAGTTTTTTGAGGTTAAGAATGACTCTACCGATTTGGCCGATCATAAGCCCGAAAATCCAATTAGGACATTTAAAGATTTACAGGAGTCCCTCCGTTCGACGTACTTGTACAACACAGATCTGCGGCCCGTGGAggcaaaaagaagaacgtGGACATGGAAGCAgtacattttcttttggatttCTGGGTCCTTTAACGTCAATACATGGCAAATCTCAGCCACTGGGCTACAGTTAGGGCTTAACTGGTGGCAGACTTGGATCTGTATTTGGGTTGGATACACGTTTGTcgcatttttcttgatacTGGGTTCCAAAGTGGGGAACAATTACCATATCTCTTTCCCCATTTCCTCAAGAGTATCATTTGGTATCTACTTCTCCATCTGGATTGTCATCAACCGTGTCGTCATGGCATGTGTCTGGAATTCTACTTTGGCTTATATCGGTAGTCAATGTGTTCAGTTGATGCTAAAGGCTATCTTCGGTACTAATTTGAATACTAGAATCAAAGACACCATAAAGAACCCCAATTTGACGAACTTCGAGTTCATGTGCTTCATGGTCTTCTGGGTCGCATGTTTACCGTTCCTATGGTTTCCACCTGACAAATTGCGTCATATATTTGCACTCAAATCCGCCATCACTCCATTTGCGGCCTTCGGTTTTTTGATTTGGACTCTTTGTAAGGCCAAAGGTCATTTGGCATTGGGTTCCCTAAATGACAATGGTGGCGCAATCAGCAAGACGGTTTTAGCATGGTCTGTCATTAGAGCTATTATGAGTGCTCTGGATAACTTCTCTACTTTAATCCTAAACGCTCCTGACTTCACTAGATTCGGTAAGACCTACAAGTCATCTGTTTACTCGCAATTGATTGCGCTACCCGTCTGCTATGCCATTATTTCCTTAATCGGAATATTGTCTGTCTCCGCAGCTTATACATTGTACGGAGTAAATTATTGGAGTCCCCTAGACATTCTGAACAGGTACTTGGATAACTATACTTCGGGGAACAGAGCCGGTGTATTCTTAAtatctttcatttttgcGTTTGACCAGCTGGGTGCCAACTTGTCTGGTAACTCGATCCCTGCAGGTACCGATCTGACTGCATTATTGCCtaaattcatcaatatcagACGCGGTTCTTATATTTGTGCTCTAATATCGTTGGCGATTTGCCCCTGGgatttattatcatcatcgtcaaaGTTTACTACGGCACTAGCGGCATATGCAGTTTTCTTAAGTGCTATTGCGGGTGTAATATCAGCCGATTACTTCATTGTCAGAAAGGGTTACGTTAATATTTTCCATTGCTACACCGACAAGCCAGGATCGTACTACATGTACAATAAATATGGTACGAACTGGAGGGCGGTGGTAGCTTATATATTTGGTATTGCTCCTAATTTTGCAGGCTTTTTAGGTTCAGTGGGAGTTTCTGTGCCTATTGGCGCTATGAAAGTTTACTACCTAAACTATTTCGTTGGTTATCTCCTTGCAGCATTGAGTTACTGCATTTTAGTGTATTTTTACCCAATTAAGGGTATTCCAGGCGATGCCAAGATAACTGACCGTAAATGGCTCGAAGAGTGGGTCGAAGTAGAAGAATTCGGAACTGAAAGAGaagcttttgaagaatatggCGGCGTTTCCACTGGCTATGAAAAGATACGATATATCTAA
- the ERD2 gene encoding Erd2p (HDEL receptor; an integral membrane protein that binds to the HDEL motif in proteins destined for retention in the endoplasmic reticulum; has a role in maintenance of normal levels of ER-resident proteins): protein MNPFRILGDLSHLTSILILIHNIKTTRYIEGISFKTQTLYALVFITRYLDLLTFHWVSLYNALMKIFFIVSTAYIVVLLQGSKRTNTIAYNEMLMHDTFKIQHLLIGSALMSVFFHHKFTFLELAWSFSVWLESVAILPQLYMLSKGGKTRSLTVHYIFAMGLYRALYIPNWIWRYSTEDKKLDKIAFFAGLLQTLLYSDFFYIYYTKVIRGKGFKLPK, encoded by the exons ATGAATCCGTTTAGAATCTTAG GTGATTTATCACATCTAACCAGTATACTGATCCTGATTCATAATATCAAGACCACAAGGTACATTGAAGGTATTTCTTTCAAGACCCAAACGTTGTACGCTTTGGTTTTCATAACACGATACTTGGATCTCTTGACTTTTCACTGGGTATCCCTATACAATGCtctaatgaaaatatttttcattgtatCTACCGCTTACATTGTAGTGCTATTACAAGGGTCTAAAAGAACCAACACCATTGCGTATAATGAAATGCTTATGCATGATACCTTTAAGATCCAGCATTTACTAATTGGGAGTGCTCTAATGAGtgtttttttccatcaCAAGTTCACTTTTCTTGAATTAGCATGGAGTTTTTCTGTATGGTTGGAGAGTGTGGCTATTCTACCTCAATTGTACATGCTATCTAAGGGTGGGAAGACTAGAAGTCTAACTGttcattatatttttgCCATGGGATTATACAGAGCATTGTATATTCCTAACTGGATTTGGAGGTACAGCAcggaagataaaaaattggaCAAGATTGCCTTCTTCGCGGGACTTTTGCAAACTCTGTTGTACTCTGATTTCTTTTACATTTACTACACTAAAGTCATCAGAGGAAAGGGTTTCAAACTgccaaaataa
- the MRPL16 gene encoding mitochondrial 54S ribosomal protein uL16m MRPL16 (Mitochondrial ribosomal protein of the large subunit; homologous to bacterial L16 ribosomal protein; synthetic lethality with hac1 mutation suggests a possible role in synthesis of precursors for protein glycosylation), with product MFPYLTRMNLSIKMGGLTLKESSPNAFLNNTTIARRFKHEYAPRFKIVQKKQKGRVPVRTGGSIKGSTLQFGKYGLRLKSEGIRISAQQLKEADNAIMRYVRPLNNGHLWRRLCTNVAVCIKGNETRMGKGKGGFDHWMVRVPTGKILFEINGDDLHEKVAREAFRKAGTKLPGVYEFVSLDSLVRVGLHSFKNPKDDPVKNFYDENAKKPSKKYLNILKSQEPQYKLFRGR from the coding sequence ATGTTCCCCTATTTAACAAGAATGAATTTATCCATAAAGATGGGAGGGCTAACTTTAAAAGAAAGTTCCCCCAAtgcttttttaaataaCACCACTATTGCTAGGAGATTCAAGCATGAATATGCCCCACGTTTCAAAATCGTAcagaaaaagcaaaaaggTAGAGTGCCAGTTCGTACAGGTGGTTCAATAAAGGGATCCACTTTGCAATTTGGTAAGTACGGATTACGACTGAAAAGCGAAGGTATTAGGATATCCGCGCAACAGCTGAAGGAAGCAGATAACGCAATTATGAGATATGTCAGGCCTTTAAACAATGGTCATTTGTGGAGGCGTTTGTGTACAAACGTTGCTGTATGTATCAAGGGTAACGAAACAAGAATGGGTAAAGGTAAAGGTGGGTTTGACCACTGGATGGTGAGGGTACCCACAGGGAAGATCCTTTTCGAAATAAATGGTGATGATTTGCATGAAAAAGTCGCACGGGAAGCCTTCAGAAAAGCAGGCACCAAGTTACCTGGGGTATATGAATTTGTATCCTTGGATTCTCTGGTTAGAGTTGGATTACATAGTTTCAAAAATCCTAAAGACGACCCAGTGAAGAATTTTTACGATGAAAATGCAAAGAAGCCATCAAAGAAgtatttgaatattttaaagTCTCAAGAACCACAGTACAAACTCTTCAGAGGACGTTGA
- the PRE7 gene encoding proteasome core particle subunit beta 6 (Beta 6 subunit of the 20S proteasome) yields MATIASEYSSEASNTPIEHQFNPYGDNGGTILGIAGEDFAVLAGDTRNITDYSINSRYEPKVFDCGDNIVMSANGFAADGDALVKRFKNSVKWYHFDHNDKKLSINSAARNIQHLLYGKRFFPYYVHTIIAGLDEDGKGAVYSFDPVGSYEREQCRAGGAAASLIMPFLDNQVNFKNQYEPGTNGKVKKPLKYLSVEEVIKLVRDSFTSATERHIQVGDGLEILIVTKDGVRKEFYELKRD; encoded by the coding sequence ATGGCCACTATTGCATCAGAATACTCTTCGGAGGCGTCAAATACACCCATTGAACATCAATTCAATCCTTACGGTGATAATGGTGGTACAATCCTGGGCATTGCAGGTGAAGATTTCGCAGTGTTAGCAGGCGATACAAGAAATATCACCGATTACTCAATTAATTCTCGTTATGAACCCAAGGTTTTTGATTGTGGTGATAACATAGTCATGTCGGCGAATGGATTTGCAGCAGACGGCGACGCTTTAGtaaaaagattcaaaaatagTGTAAAATGGTACCATTTCGACCACAACGACAAAAAACTATCTATAAACTCTGCAGCAAGGAACATTCAACATCTTCTGTACGGGAAGAGGTTTTTCCCTTACTACGTTCATACGATCATTGCGGGTCTTGACGAAGATGGTAAGGGCGCTGTCTATTCGTTCGACCCAGTTGGCTCCTACGAAAGAGAACAGTGTAGAGCAGGTGGTGCTGCGGCATCATTGATCATGCCATTTTTGGACAATCAGgttaatttcaaaaatcaaTATGAGCCAGGTACAAACGGTAAAGTCAAAAAGCCTTTGAAATACTTGTCCGTGGAAGAAGTCATCAAACTGGTGAGAGACTCGTTCACTTCTGCTACAGAAAGACATATACAAGTGGGTGATGGGCTGGAAATCCTTATTGTCACCAAGGATGGTGTaaggaaagaattttatgAGCTAAAAAGAGATTAA
- a CDS encoding uncharacterized protein (hypothetical protein; YBL044W is not an essential protein), with the protein MGEMLERQKKRLPSKAKYLKYTASITETGNHEADSSVIFRPHHSDVTCSNARRAESRTLPQICSCILLDHGRRTRPEVRTGMVSLHGSFKGFPCFGIRRGISHVLPGQKLRGSCDNWKKRQN; encoded by the coding sequence ATGGGTGAAATGCTAGagaggcaaaaaaaaaggttgcCAAGTAAAGCGAAGTATTTGAAGTATACTGCAAGCATCACCGAAACAGGAAATCACGAAGCTGACTCATCTGTGATTTTCCGTCCCCACCATAGTGATGTAACATGCAGTAACGCACGGCGGGCCGAAAGTCGGACTTTACCCCAGATTTGTAGTTGTATCCTATTGGATCACGGGCGACGGACAAGACCCGAAGTGCGGACCGGCATGGTCAGCTTGCACGGAAGCTTTAAGGGTTTCCCTTGTTTCGGCATTAGAAGAGGCATTTCGCACGTTTTACCGGGTCAGAAACTTCGAGGAAGCTGTGacaattggaaaaaaaggcaaaacTAA
- the COR1 gene encoding ubiquinol--cytochrome-c reductase subunit COR1 (Core subunit of the ubiquinol-cytochrome c reductase complex; the ubiquinol-cytochrome c reductase complex (bc1 complex) is a component of the mitochondrial inner membrane electron transport chain) — translation MLRTVTSKTVSNQFKRSLATAVATPKAEVTQLSNGIVVATEHNPSAHTASVGVVFGSGAANENPYNNGVSNLWKNIFLSKENSAVAAKEGLALSSNISRDFQSYIVSSLPGSTDKSLDFLNQSFIQQKANLLSSSNFEATKKSVLKQVQDFEENDHPNRVLEHLHSTAFQNTPLSLPTRGTLESLENLVVADLESFANNHFLNSNAVVVGTGNIKHEDLVNSIESKNLSLQTGTKPVLKKKAAFLGSEVRLRDDTLPKAWISLAVEGEPVNSPNYFVAKLAAQIFGSYNAFEPASRLQGIKLLDNIQEYQLCDNFNHFSLSYKDSGLWGFSTATRNVTMIDDLIHFTLKQWNRLTISVTDTEVERAKSLLKLQLGQLYESGNPVNDANLLGAEVLIKGSKLSLGEAFKKIDAITVKDVKAWAGKRLWDQDIAIAGTGQIEGLLDYMRIRSDMSMMRW, via the coding sequence atgctaaGAACAGTAACTTCAAAGACTGTATCTAACCAGTTCAAGAGGTCTTTGGCTACAGCTGTAGCAACCCCCAAGGCCGAAGTAACGCAATTATCTAACGGTATAGTTGTAGCCACTGAGCATAATCCTTCCGCTCACACAGCCTCTGTCGGTGTTGTCTTCGGCTCCGGTGCTGCCAACGAAAACCCTTATAACAACGGGGTTTCCAATTTATGGAAGAACATCTTTCTATCCAAAGAAAACTCTGCTGTTGCCGCCAAGGAAGGTTTGGCATTGTCTTCCAATATCTCCAGAGACTTCCAATCTTACATTGTATCTTCTTTGCCAGGTTCTACCGATAAATCACTAGACTTCTTGAATCAGTCTTTCATCCAACAAAAGGCTAATTTGCTATCTTCTTCTAACTTCGAGGCCACGAAGAAATCTGTCTTGAAGCAAGTTcaagattttgaagaaaacgaCCATCCCAACAGAGTTTTGGAACATTTACACTCCACCGCCTTCCAAAACACTCCATTATCTTTGCCTACTAGAGGTACTTTGGAGTCCTTGGAGAATTTAGTTGTTGCTGATCTGGAATCTTTTGCCAATAACCATTTCTTGAATTCAAatgctgttgttgttggtaccGGTAATATCAAACATGAGGATTTAGTAAATTCCATCGAATCCAAAAACCTAAGTTTGCAAACCGGTACCAAGCCCGTACTCAAGAAAAAGGCCGCTTTCTTGGGTTCCGAAGTTAGATTGAGAGACGACACCTTGCCAAAGGCGTGGATTTCGCTGGCTGTGGAAGGTGAACCTGTCAATTCACCAAATTATTTTGTTGCTAAATTAGCCGCCCAAATTTTCGGCTCATACAACGCCTTCGAACCCGCTTCTAGATTACAAGGTATCAAATTGTTAGACAACATACAGGAGTACCAATTATGCGACAATTTCAATCATTTCTCTCTTTCTTACAAAGATTCCGGTTTATGGGGGTTCTCTACGGCCACGAGAAACGTTACCATGATTGACGACCTCATCCATTTCACTTTGAAACAATGGAACAGATTGACCATTTCTGTCACTGATACTGAAGTTGAACGTGCCAAATCGCTGTTGAAATTACAATTAGGGCAGTTATACGAATCTGGTAATCCCGTCAATGACGCTAACTTGTTAGGCGCAGAAGTCCTAATCAAGGGCTCCAAACTGTCTCTGGGTGAGgctttcaagaaaattgatGCAATCACAGTCAAAGATGTTAAGGCTTGGGCCGGTAAGAGATTATGGGACCAAGATATTGCTATTGCTGGTACAGGCCAAATTGAAGGGTTATTAGATTACATGAGAATCAGAAGTGACATGTCCATGATGAGATGGTAA